The segment tttaaaactatttaGGGATTCCATACTTAACCATGCAAGTTATCTATCGACGgctattttgatattaatttttaaaccaataAGAGGATGCatacataatttaggtatataaatgatgtattatcatataagtaaataattttaaattaaaaataaaataatattcaatcatataataatgtattatctatatatttaaattgtatactaaaaatatatataaatattgttgcTCTTTCTAGACTTATAACAGACATGGTCTCTTTGGTGCACCAGTGCTTATACGTGTAGCTTCAAGTTATGTAAAGACGAGGTCCAAAACCAAGTTTGTAGGCTTCCGCCGCGAGTTCTAGTAAAGCCCGCCCAGTTATGAGTTTCATCATTTACTCTTTCGTAAAGGTTAAACAATTGCATAGTTGATGGCGTCGATTCCTTTGAAAAAATCTAGATAAGGCAGGCAGTTCACTTCATGCATATTCACTATTTTACAACAATGCCGCATTCAACTTGTTTTTCATCGCATAATCCGCCCAAAATTGTCGTTACCCATTTGACAACAATCTTAATTCTTGACAGATTTATAAGTAGCTTTACATACACCTTGTTTATGCTTCTCTGATCACATTTCTGCAactttaatatttcatataatcaaattacatttaTCATGATCGTTGCAGGCAGTCCTCATCAGCAGAAAAAATCGTCTTTCTTCGGGTTCCGACAATCCCCGGTATCAAGCTCGCTGGCGAAGCAAGAAAAGGGCAACAACAAAGGCCAGAAGCCTCGTGGATGTTGCCGTGGAATGCACGATTGCATCAAGATGGGGTCAGCTGTTTCCACAGACCAAAGCCACCGCCAGCAACGCCAACACAGACAGCATCATCAGTCTACATCTGAATTGGAGCAGCAGGTAGATTGGACCACAGTCATTATATAGCTAGCTAAATTCATGTTTTAGTCAATGAATTTATAGAAATGTTTCACGTGGCTAATGTATCCTTACGTGGATTTGGTCCCAATTTTTGACAGATGCATTGTTAGAAATCAATGTGGTATTCATGCTTCTATAAGTTGGGCTTGCCTTATAATTGATGCAAATTTCAAGTGGATTTGTGGGCTTGTGTAGGTGGAAGAACTTAAAAAGGAACTCCAAAAGCAGAAAGAACTTCGGATGATTTACAGAAAGAGAATGGAAAGAACACAAGACTATCTAAGACACTGTCTGCAAATAGCACAGGACAATGGTCTCTTGGAGCTGATGACCCACAACAAACAAGAGCAACACGATCAATGTCTTCTTGACTACAATACTCCTGATGTCAATGCCAGCCCTCAACCGCCAACTCCTTTGCACCCACACTCAGATTTAACCGCTTTAATAAATCAAGCCAAGATAAATGGATGGTACATTAACCCAAATGAGGTAAGCTCGATCTCATCAaaccttaaaattaaaaggcatatatttatatatgatatatgtgTTGTATATGCAGATAGAATTGCAAGCAAAAATAGGTCAAGGAAGTACTGCAAACATTCATAAAGGAGTTTGGCGAGGACTTGACGTTGCAGTGAAGTGCATATTCCCTGATTTTTTCCTCCAAAATGAAAATGGTGTAACATTTTTCGCTCAAGAAGTAGACACACT is part of the Mangifera indica cultivar Alphonso chromosome 13, CATAS_Mindica_2.1, whole genome shotgun sequence genome and harbors:
- the LOC123194162 gene encoding serine/threonine-protein kinase STY46-like; protein product: MIVAGSPHQQKKSSFFGFRQSPVSSSLAKQEKGNNKGQKPRGCCRGMHDCIKMGSAVSTDQSHRQQRQHRQHHQSTSELEQQVEELKKELQKQKELRMIYRKRMERTQDYLRHCLQIAQDNGLLELMTHNKQEQHDQCLLDYNTPDVNASPQPPTPLHPHSDLTALINQAKINGWYINPNEIELQAKIGQGSTANIHKGVWRGLDVAVKCIFPDFFLQNENGVTFFAQEVDTLSRQRHRFVLQLMGACLDPPNHGWVVTEFLSMTLKEWLHGPGKRQKERSVPIPPFKERLDTALEIAQAIQYLHEQKPKVIHRDLKPSNIFLDDSKHVKVADFGHARYLSDEEMALTGETGTYVYMAPEVIRCEPYNEKSDVYSFGIILNELITGNHPYIETDYGPTRIAMEVGEGSLRPALPENSNGELGELIDLICSLWDGDASARPSFSSVTTALKSIRNNFIDNTCISVA